A window of the Gossypium hirsutum isolate 1008001.06 chromosome A05, Gossypium_hirsutum_v2.1, whole genome shotgun sequence genome harbors these coding sequences:
- the LOC107948499 gene encoding NAC domain-containing protein 83, whose translation MKMPIGFRFHPTDEELVVHYLKRKALSLPLPASVISEFDVLGTHPWSLPGEVNEKRYFFSSRGRDGGGSGGYWKPIGREKPIIETGSNEVVGMRRTLIFCGRKPSNHTNTRWFLHQYRLLHSNSTQMVKREMAGDWLVFRVFQRKRKARKHAAKMATCIDFTAEDCPVFNPPPQSTSPSSSEITEVSPNGLDEEESSAFITSCIRN comes from the exons ATGAAGATGCCGATAGGGTTCAGGTTCCATCCCACAGATGAAGAGCTGGTGGTTCATTACTTGAAGAGAAAGGCCTTAAGCCTTCCCTTACCTGCTTCAGTCATTTCCGAGTTTGATGTTTTGGGGACTCATCCTTGGAGCTTACCAG GTGAGGTGAATGAAAAGAGGTATTTCTTTAGCAGCAGAGGCAGAGATGGAGGGGGCAGTGGTGGGTACTGGAAGCCCATTGGGAGAGAGAAACCAATAATAGAAACAGGAAGCAATGAGGTGGTAGGGATGAGAAGAACTTTGATTTTCTGTGGAAGGAAGCCTTCTAATCACACCAACACTCGATGGTTCTTGCATCAGTATCGCCTTCTTCATTCTAATTCAACTCAG ATGGTAAAGAGGGAAATGGCTGGAGATTGGCTAGTTTTCCGAGTGTTtcagaggaaaagaaaagctaGAAAACATGCAGCGAAGATGGCTACTTGTATCGATTTCACAGCTGAGGACTGCCCTGTGTTCAATCCACCTCCTCAATCCACTTCACCCAGTTCAAGTGAAATTACAGAGGTGTCCCCCAATGGCTTAGATGAGGAAGAAAGCAGTGCTTTCATTACTTCTTGTATCAGAAACTAG